The Terracoccus luteus genome includes a region encoding these proteins:
- a CDS encoding tripartite tricarboxylate transporter TctB family protein, which yields MSVPTDTTGAPAPDDTTGEGRQRASHSEYGVAVLLLALGAWAITDAQGLVDQGARGFVNSKTLPTVVGALLVLTGILLAINVFRGGHGEAEGGEDVDLSGGTDYRTLGLLVASFVANALLIDRVGWPISGAILFFGSAFALGARRHWVTAVAAVVMSVGTWYLFNLVLGINLPVGLLKGIL from the coding sequence ATGTCCGTCCCGACCGACACCACGGGGGCTCCTGCCCCCGACGACACGACGGGGGAGGGGCGCCAGCGCGCCTCGCACTCCGAGTACGGCGTCGCGGTCCTCCTGCTCGCGCTGGGCGCCTGGGCGATCACCGACGCCCAGGGCCTGGTCGACCAGGGGGCCCGCGGGTTCGTGAACTCGAAGACGCTGCCGACGGTGGTGGGCGCCCTGCTGGTGCTCACCGGCATCCTGCTCGCGATCAACGTGTTCCGCGGTGGCCACGGCGAGGCGGAGGGCGGTGAGGACGTCGACCTCTCGGGCGGCACCGACTACAGGACCCTCGGCCTGCTCGTCGCCTCGTTCGTCGCCAACGCGCTGCTCATCGACCGGGTCGGCTGGCCGATCTCGGGGGCGATCCTCTTCTTCGGGTCCGCCTTCGCGCTCGGCGCGCGTCGCCACTGGGTGACGGCGGTCGCGGCGGTCGTCATGTCGGTCGGGACCTGGTACCTGTTCAACCTCGTGCTCGGCATCAACCTGCCGGTCGGCCTCCTGAAGGGCATCCTCTGA
- a CDS encoding Bug family tripartite tricarboxylate transporter substrate binding protein, whose protein sequence is MRLTTALKTTAAVAAAGLTMTACGTSADPEGGATGGDSGPVQGLRLLVPNSPGSGYDVTARQGAKAMQDAKLTGTVEVFNTAGAGGTVGLQRLVNEQGKDDLLMVMGLGVVGATYTNKSKATLNETVPLAKLIEESEAIVVPKDSPYTSIDQLVAAWKADPGKVPVGGASNAGGPDHLTPMLMAKAVGVEPKSVNYVPYDGGGELMTAVLGGKVAFAATGVGEVAEQAKSGEVRVLAVTSAEPVEGIDAPTLKSLGVDLEFTNWRGIVAPPGLSDAKQKEYIDLLTKMHGSEQWKKVLKDQGWTDSFETGATFKTFLGTENERVAGVLKDLGLA, encoded by the coding sequence GTGCGACTCACCACTGCCCTCAAGACCACCGCCGCCGTCGCGGCCGCCGGTCTGACCATGACCGCCTGCGGCACGAGCGCCGACCCCGAGGGTGGCGCGACCGGCGGCGACAGCGGCCCCGTGCAGGGCCTGCGCCTCCTCGTCCCGAACTCGCCCGGCTCCGGCTACGACGTCACCGCCCGCCAGGGTGCGAAGGCGATGCAGGACGCCAAGCTCACCGGCACCGTCGAGGTGTTCAACACCGCCGGCGCCGGTGGCACCGTCGGCCTGCAGCGCCTCGTCAACGAGCAGGGCAAGGACGACCTGCTCATGGTCATGGGCCTCGGCGTCGTCGGCGCGACGTACACGAACAAGTCGAAGGCCACCCTCAACGAGACGGTGCCGCTGGCCAAGCTCATCGAGGAGTCCGAGGCGATCGTCGTGCCCAAGGACTCGCCCTACACCTCGATCGACCAGCTCGTCGCGGCCTGGAAGGCCGACCCGGGCAAGGTGCCGGTCGGTGGCGCCTCGAACGCCGGTGGCCCCGACCACCTCACCCCGATGCTCATGGCCAAGGCCGTCGGCGTCGAGCCCAAGTCGGTCAACTACGTGCCCTACGACGGCGGTGGCGAGCTCATGACCGCCGTCCTCGGCGGCAAGGTCGCCTTCGCCGCGACCGGCGTCGGCGAGGTCGCCGAGCAGGCCAAGAGCGGCGAGGTCCGCGTGCTCGCCGTCACGAGCGCCGAGCCGGTCGAGGGCATCGACGCCCCGACGCTCAAGAGCCTCGGCGTCGACCTCGAGTTCACCAACTGGCGCGGCATCGTGGCGCCCCCCGGCCTCAGCGACGCCAAGCAGAAGGAGTACATCGACCTCCTGACGAAGATGCACGGCTCCGAGCAGTGGAAGAAGGTCCTCAAGGACCAGGGCTGGACCGACTCGTTCGAGACCGGCGCCACCTTCAAGACCTTCCTCGGCACCGAGAACGAGCGCGTCGCGGGCGTGCTCAAGGACCTCGGGCTGGCCTGA
- a CDS encoding MBL fold metallo-hydrolase has protein sequence MSTISRRTALVGASGLAAATAVGAPQGATAAQGARGAKPGMPKNIRMTWFGISNWHYQIGDIGILLDGAVGYPASTPNPEVVTKVRTALQKTGSIEYVLLGHLHGDHSVDTPEWVKQTGATLIGSAAACEEARAYGVPEHLLRPVKGGERFQLSRYVEMHVVKWVHSVSVGEVSDLDGGIETFGFVLKVQTPAKELTMFFSDSGAGGSELTKEHVVDGENRGAPLSNLGLAMKAAGLSTFEIWQPGPESRVVTQARVLVPTYQPKYLMPHHLGARGGFNLFGGLHYAFKPEEVPKLMSVLDDFDVPLVPPVNYFDAWVYDRNGLRSVDNARVKVSLGLPPEGPGPNPQGPNPRAGDLEGPDD, from the coding sequence GTGAGCACGATCAGCAGACGAACGGCCCTCGTCGGGGCGTCAGGACTGGCCGCCGCGACGGCGGTGGGCGCGCCGCAGGGGGCCACCGCCGCCCAAGGCGCGAGGGGCGCGAAGCCCGGCATGCCGAAGAACATCCGGATGACGTGGTTCGGGATCAGCAACTGGCACTACCAGATCGGCGACATCGGCATCCTGCTCGACGGGGCTGTCGGCTACCCCGCCTCGACGCCCAACCCCGAGGTCGTCACCAAGGTGCGCACCGCGCTGCAGAAGACCGGGAGCATCGAGTACGTGCTGCTCGGCCACCTCCACGGCGACCACTCGGTCGACACCCCGGAGTGGGTCAAGCAGACCGGCGCGACCCTCATCGGGTCGGCGGCGGCGTGTGAGGAGGCGCGCGCGTACGGCGTACCGGAGCACCTGCTGCGCCCGGTCAAGGGCGGGGAGAGGTTCCAGCTGAGCCGCTACGTCGAGATGCACGTGGTCAAGTGGGTGCACAGCGTCTCGGTCGGCGAGGTCAGCGACCTCGACGGCGGCATCGAGACCTTCGGCTTCGTGCTCAAGGTGCAGACGCCGGCCAAGGAGCTGACGATGTTCTTCTCCGACAGCGGCGCCGGTGGGTCCGAGCTGACGAAGGAGCACGTCGTCGACGGCGAGAACCGCGGAGCGCCGCTGAGCAACCTCGGGCTGGCGATGAAGGCGGCCGGCCTGTCGACCTTCGAGATCTGGCAGCCGGGCCCCGAGTCGCGGGTGGTGACGCAGGCCCGCGTCCTCGTCCCGACGTACCAGCCGAAGTACCTGATGCCGCACCACCTCGGCGCCCGTGGCGGGTTCAACCTCTTCGGCGGTCTGCACTACGCCTTCAAGCCCGAGGAGGTGCCGAAGCTCATGTCCGTGCTCGACGACTTCGACGTGCCCCTCGTGCCGCCGGTCAACTACTTCGACGCGTGGGTGTACGACCGCAACGGGCTGCGCAGCGTCGACAACGCGCGGGTCAAGGTGTCGCTCGGGCTGCCGCCGGAGGGCCCCGGCCCCAACCCGCAGGGACCCAACCCGCGCGCGGGTGACCTCGAAGGCCCCGACGACTGA
- a CDS encoding sensor histidine kinase, giving the protein MIRRLRPRWPRPRWTLAGRLLAMQLLIVSVVLVGVAAVSIAQSNARFRDSEGRRAQQIAEVLSQTPGIRDVVEDGGQFAPQANFAAEAARAFSDSAQVLIAGVDRKVVASTGTGPAVAFLQDTEAFDGRGWVGEQQGTGEAMAMAPVISSGENDPERTDPTQPDAGETVGVVAVVRTYPSVWDNLAQAMPNLLTYMGIASLLGVVGSLLLARRVKQQTLGLEPREITGLVEQREAVLHGIKEGLLAVDLTGRVTQVNDEAATLLGIPQMDSEGRMLRDLDPTGRLSALFDHPEPVVDRVMSFGTHAVAVNLRPVRTHGRLIGHVATLRDRTELLELQRELDLTRSTTDSLRTQAHEFSNRMHVVSGLIELGEYDDVRSYIQRISADEEQLTARVTSLVADPAVAAMLLAKSRQADERGAELVVDESTHLGRLDGDVSTDVNTVLGNLVDNALDAAGVGTGRDGIRARVTVTIVKEDGVVRITVRDNGPGVDLREGDVFARGYSTKPGGAEGRRGIGLALVRIVCRKRGGEVTVHNDDGAVFTATVPEVPLTADSPTGQGVRSR; this is encoded by the coding sequence GTGATCCGGAGACTGCGGCCACGGTGGCCACGACCTCGATGGACGCTGGCCGGGCGCCTGCTCGCGATGCAGCTGCTCATCGTGTCCGTCGTGCTCGTCGGGGTCGCCGCCGTGTCGATCGCGCAGTCGAACGCCCGGTTCCGCGACAGCGAGGGTCGGCGAGCGCAACAGATCGCCGAGGTGCTGAGCCAGACACCCGGCATCCGCGACGTCGTCGAGGACGGCGGGCAGTTCGCTCCCCAGGCCAACTTCGCGGCCGAGGCGGCGCGGGCGTTCAGCGACTCCGCCCAGGTGCTCATCGCGGGCGTCGACCGCAAGGTCGTCGCGTCGACCGGGACGGGCCCGGCCGTGGCGTTCCTCCAGGACACCGAGGCCTTCGACGGGCGCGGCTGGGTGGGCGAGCAGCAGGGCACGGGCGAGGCCATGGCGATGGCCCCGGTCATCAGCAGCGGCGAGAACGACCCCGAGCGCACCGACCCGACGCAGCCCGACGCCGGCGAGACAGTGGGTGTCGTGGCCGTCGTGCGCACCTACCCCAGCGTGTGGGACAACCTCGCGCAGGCGATGCCGAACCTGTTGACCTACATGGGGATCGCCAGCCTGCTCGGGGTCGTCGGGTCGCTGCTGCTCGCGCGACGGGTCAAGCAGCAGACCCTCGGGCTCGAGCCGCGTGAGATCACCGGTCTCGTCGAGCAGCGCGAGGCGGTGCTGCACGGCATCAAGGAGGGCCTGCTCGCGGTCGACCTCACCGGCCGGGTGACCCAGGTCAACGACGAGGCGGCAACGCTGCTGGGCATCCCGCAGATGGACAGCGAGGGCCGGATGCTGCGCGACCTCGACCCGACGGGCCGGCTGTCGGCCCTCTTCGACCACCCGGAGCCGGTCGTCGACCGCGTCATGTCGTTCGGCACGCACGCGGTGGCCGTCAACCTGCGACCGGTACGCACCCACGGCCGGCTCATCGGCCACGTCGCGACCCTGCGTGACCGCACCGAGCTGCTCGAGCTGCAGCGCGAGCTCGACCTCACCCGCTCGACGACCGACTCCCTGCGCACGCAGGCCCACGAGTTCAGCAACCGCATGCACGTCGTCAGCGGGCTCATCGAGCTCGGCGAGTACGACGACGTCCGCTCGTACATCCAGCGCATCAGCGCCGACGAGGAGCAGCTGACCGCGCGCGTGACGAGCCTCGTCGCCGACCCGGCGGTGGCCGCGATGCTGCTGGCCAAGTCCCGTCAGGCCGACGAGCGGGGGGCCGAGCTCGTCGTCGACGAGTCGACCCACCTCGGGCGCCTCGACGGCGACGTCTCGACCGACGTCAACACCGTGCTGGGCAACCTCGTCGACAACGCGCTCGACGCCGCGGGGGTCGGTACCGGGCGGGACGGCATCCGGGCGCGGGTGACGGTGACGATTGTGAAGGAGGACGGCGTCGTGCGGATCACGGTGCGGGACAACGGACCTGGAGTCGACCTGCGCGAAGGCGACGTGTTCGCACGGGGATACAGCACCAAGCCCGGCGGGGCCGAGGGGCGGCGAGGTATCGGCCTCGCGCTCGTGCGCATCGTGTGCCGCAAGCGCGGCGGCGAGGTGACGGTGCACAACGACGACGGGGCCGTGTTCACGGCGACCGTGCCCGAGGTGCCCCTGACGGCGGACTCACCCACGGGACAGGGGGTTCGGTCCCGGTGA
- a CDS encoding response regulator, whose protein sequence is MIRVLVVDDDFMVARLHSSVVAKQPGFELVAVVNNGTAALAAAQSHRPDLILLDVYLPDITGLEVLGRLRAQGHPVDVIVISAARDVQSLRTAMRGGVFQYLVKPFAIGDLRDRLEEYAAHRRRVGSIDEVGQAEADQLFRGSAARAAPLPKGISATTVALVTTALRAAGDEGLSATECGEQAGLSRSSARRYLEHLVEVGEAEVRHRYGSAGRPERRYRATQPTPQP, encoded by the coding sequence GTGATCCGCGTCCTCGTCGTCGACGACGACTTCATGGTGGCGCGCCTGCACTCGAGCGTCGTGGCGAAGCAGCCCGGCTTCGAGCTGGTGGCCGTCGTCAACAACGGCACGGCGGCGTTGGCGGCCGCACAGAGCCACCGGCCCGACCTCATCCTGCTCGACGTCTACCTGCCCGACATCACCGGTCTCGAGGTGCTGGGGCGCCTGCGGGCGCAGGGGCACCCGGTCGACGTCATCGTCATCAGCGCGGCCCGCGACGTCCAGAGCCTGCGGACGGCCATGCGCGGCGGGGTCTTCCAGTACCTCGTCAAGCCGTTCGCGATCGGCGACCTGCGCGACCGCCTCGAGGAGTACGCCGCGCACCGCCGACGGGTCGGCTCCATCGACGAGGTGGGGCAGGCCGAGGCCGACCAGCTCTTCCGCGGCAGCGCGGCGCGGGCGGCGCCGCTGCCCAAGGGGATCAGTGCGACGACGGTGGCGCTCGTGACGACGGCCCTGCGTGCGGCCGGCGACGAGGGGCTGTCGGCGACGGAGTGCGGCGAGCAGGCCGGCCTCTCGCGCAGCAGCGCCCGGCGCTACCTCGAGCACCTCGTCGAGGTCGGCGAGGCGGAGGTGCGCCACCGCTACGGCAGCGCCGGCCGCCCCGAGCGCCGCTACCGCGCCACCCAGCCCACCCCCCAACCCTGA
- a CDS encoding GntR family transcriptional regulator — MRRASGGQLVYEELRRRILGLELEPGTRLFEPQLAADLQVSRTPLREALRLLLAEDLLDQLPTGGMVVRPLSRRDVDELYGVRGGLEGVIAARAAERCDERAAVRLQALLDRNERLVGLADDAMGAGHDLHVLIGEVADHAWATRLLDQIDGQLARYRRFTNQTQERREAALVEHTGLVEAVTAGDPSTARERAEEHVAHAREAALAALGTDLP, encoded by the coding sequence GTGCGCCGGGCGTCGGGGGGCCAGCTCGTGTACGAGGAGCTGCGCCGTCGCATCCTCGGGCTCGAGCTCGAGCCGGGCACCCGGCTGTTCGAGCCGCAGCTGGCCGCCGACCTCCAGGTCAGCCGCACGCCCTTGCGTGAGGCGCTGCGGCTGCTGCTCGCCGAGGACCTGCTCGACCAGCTGCCCACCGGCGGAATGGTCGTGCGGCCGCTCAGCCGGCGCGACGTCGACGAGCTCTACGGCGTGCGAGGCGGGCTCGAGGGCGTCATCGCGGCCCGGGCGGCGGAGCGCTGCGACGAGCGCGCGGCGGTGCGGCTACAGGCGCTGCTCGACCGCAACGAGCGGCTCGTCGGCCTGGCCGACGACGCGATGGGCGCCGGTCACGACCTGCACGTGCTCATCGGTGAGGTGGCCGACCACGCCTGGGCCACGCGGCTGCTCGACCAGATCGACGGCCAGCTCGCGCGCTACCGACGCTTCACCAACCAGACGCAGGAACGCCGCGAGGCCGCGCTCGTCGAGCACACCGGCCTCGTCGAGGCGGTCACAGCGGGCGACCCGTCGACCGCCCGCGAGCGGGCCGAGGAGCACGTGGCCCACGCCCGCGAGGCCGCCCTCGCGGCCCTCGGCACCGACCTCCCCTGA
- a CDS encoding Ldh family oxidoreductase — translation MTTDAGSDHDVTVDPDDLRRFVTDAFVATGVPEPDAVLLADTLVVAELWGHVSHGVIRLPWYLARLRTGATRAVTTVETVRDAGSVVVLDGHDGIGQVVTQRAVETGVERARRHGVAAVAVRGSGHFGTAAYFTRQVAQAGCIALLATNASPAMAPWGARTKLVGTNPWSIAAPGPDGEALVLDLANTAVARGKVYVAADRGEPIPSGWAADAEGNPTTDARAALEGLILPMAGPKGYVMSFMFDVLAGVLTGSAFGADVVGPYRPTGRSGAGHLLIVLDVAAFGPRDEYDERVARLVDEVHAADPAPWSDGALVPGELENRARVATERTGIRLSPSAWQQLRAVADDTGATLPTATSPTKPTTRERN, via the coding sequence ATGACCACGGATGCCGGGAGCGACCACGACGTGACCGTCGACCCCGACGACCTGCGCCGGTTCGTCACGGACGCGTTCGTCGCGACGGGGGTCCCCGAGCCGGATGCCGTGCTACTGGCCGACACGCTCGTGGTCGCCGAGCTCTGGGGCCACGTGTCCCACGGCGTCATCCGGCTGCCGTGGTACCTGGCCCGCCTCCGTACCGGCGCCACCCGAGCCGTCACGACGGTCGAGACCGTTCGCGACGCCGGCTCGGTCGTCGTGCTCGACGGGCACGACGGCATCGGCCAGGTCGTCACACAGCGGGCCGTCGAGACCGGGGTCGAGCGGGCGCGCCGGCACGGCGTCGCTGCGGTCGCCGTCCGTGGCTCGGGCCATTTCGGCACCGCCGCCTACTTCACCCGGCAGGTCGCGCAGGCGGGGTGCATCGCCCTGCTCGCCACCAACGCCAGCCCCGCGATGGCGCCGTGGGGCGCCCGCACCAAGCTCGTCGGAACCAACCCGTGGTCCATCGCCGCGCCCGGACCCGACGGTGAGGCCCTCGTGCTCGACCTCGCCAACACCGCCGTGGCCCGCGGCAAGGTCTACGTGGCCGCCGACCGGGGCGAGCCGATCCCGTCCGGGTGGGCCGCGGACGCCGAGGGCAACCCGACCACCGACGCCCGCGCCGCGCTCGAGGGCCTCATCCTGCCGATGGCCGGACCCAAGGGCTACGTCATGTCGTTCATGTTCGACGTGCTCGCCGGCGTGCTCACCGGGAGCGCCTTCGGGGCCGACGTCGTGGGGCCCTACCGCCCCACCGGGCGAAGCGGTGCCGGCCACCTCCTGATCGTGCTCGACGTCGCCGCCTTCGGCCCCCGTGACGAGTACGACGAGCGCGTGGCCCGACTCGTCGACGAGGTGCACGCGGCCGACCCCGCCCCGTGGAGCGACGGTGCCCTGGTGCCCGGCGAGCTGGAGAACCGCGCGCGGGTCGCCACCGAGCGTACCGGCATCCGACTCTCACCATCGGCGTGGCAGCAGCTGCGCGCGGTGGCTGACGACACCGGCGCCACCCTGCCGACCGCGACCTCCCCGACGAAACCGACCACCCGAGAGAGGAACTGA
- a CDS encoding putative quinol monooxygenase: MLTLTVSLQVRPERHADFVAAITENARRTFADEPGCLRFDVARDRDDELHYVFHEVYVDADALEAHRAAPHFAVWRAAADRCVVPGSQVNTVGHLLVGHGGGAS, encoded by the coding sequence GTGCTGACCTTGACCGTGTCGCTGCAGGTGCGCCCCGAGCGGCACGCCGACTTCGTGGCCGCCATCACCGAGAACGCCCGGCGCACCTTCGCCGACGAGCCCGGTTGCCTGCGATTCGACGTCGCCCGTGACCGCGACGACGAGCTGCACTACGTCTTCCACGAGGTCTACGTCGACGCCGACGCGCTCGAGGCGCACCGGGCCGCCCCCCACTTCGCCGTCTGGCGGGCGGCCGCCGACCGATGCGTCGTACCCGGCAGCCAGGTCAACACCGTCGGCCACCTCCTCGTCGGACACGGCGGGGGTGCGTCGTGA
- a CDS encoding isocitrate/isopropylmalate dehydrogenase family protein: MRLLVLPGDGIGPEITDATLRVLDTVDRRFGLGLEIDCHEIGFASLATDGTTLPDSVLDAVAAADGTVLGPVSHYDYPPAAQGGVNPSAALRTRFRLHSNIRPARSVEGLTVLRAPLDVVIVRENTEGFYADRNMHAGTGEFMTDADTALAVRKVTATACRAVAEQAFRLAETRRRHVTAVHKANVLKLSDGLFLREVRAVAAEHPDVELRELIVDAAAARLIRDPQLFDVLVTTNMFGDILSDEATELAGSLGIGGSISVDAADRVCVAQAQHGSAPDIAGQGVANPVSLIASVAMLLRWWGGKDRSRVAFVEAADAVDAAVALLVAAPETRTRDLGGPLGTTAFTDALVARLDDGTELVETNTAQEARS, translated from the coding sequence GTGAGGCTGCTCGTGCTGCCGGGCGACGGCATCGGCCCGGAGATCACCGACGCGACCCTGCGTGTCCTCGACACCGTCGACCGACGGTTCGGTCTGGGGCTCGAGATCGACTGCCACGAAATCGGGTTCGCGTCGCTGGCCACCGACGGCACCACGCTTCCCGACAGCGTGCTCGACGCGGTCGCGGCCGCCGACGGCACCGTGCTCGGCCCCGTCTCCCACTACGACTACCCGCCCGCAGCCCAGGGCGGCGTCAACCCGTCGGCCGCGCTGCGCACCCGGTTCCGCCTCCACTCGAACATCCGCCCCGCGCGCAGCGTCGAGGGCCTCACCGTGCTGCGCGCGCCGCTCGACGTCGTCATCGTGCGCGAGAACACCGAGGGCTTCTACGCCGACCGCAACATGCACGCCGGCACCGGCGAGTTCATGACGGATGCCGACACGGCGCTGGCCGTACGCAAGGTGACCGCCACCGCGTGCCGGGCCGTCGCAGAACAGGCCTTCCGGCTGGCCGAGACGCGCCGCCGCCACGTCACCGCGGTGCACAAGGCCAACGTGCTCAAGCTGAGCGACGGTCTGTTCCTGCGCGAGGTGCGGGCCGTCGCTGCCGAGCACCCCGACGTCGAGCTGCGTGAGCTCATCGTCGACGCCGCCGCCGCCCGCCTCATCCGCGACCCGCAGTTGTTCGACGTACTCGTCACGACCAACATGTTCGGCGACATCCTCTCCGACGAGGCGACCGAGCTGGCCGGCAGCCTCGGCATCGGCGGATCGATCAGCGTCGACGCCGCCGACCGCGTCTGCGTCGCCCAGGCCCAGCACGGCTCGGCGCCCGACATCGCCGGGCAGGGTGTCGCCAACCCCGTCTCGCTCATCGCGTCCGTCGCCATGCTGTTGCGCTGGTGGGGCGGGAAAGACCGCAGCAGAGTCGCATTCGTCGAAGCGGCGGATGCCGTCGACGCCGCCGTCGCGCTACTGGTGGCCGCGCCCGAAACCCGCACCCGGGACCTCGGCGGCCCCCTCGGGACCACTGCCTTCACCGACGCCCTCGTCGCCCGGCTCGACGACGGCACGGAGCTCGTCGAGACCAACACCGCGCAGGAGGCCCGCTCATGA
- a CDS encoding cupin domain-containing protein, with amino-acid sequence MSDDPATRHPAAPSLLVRPGEVEPFDRGSGVVTLPYVGRWNCEANRVTTGQTQFAVGTGLPLHSHNVEESVLVLEGEATAEIGDESFDLVAGDATWVPAGLPHRFVNRGAGTMRIYWVYGGRDVTRTMTATGETFEHLSESDRGGQATP; translated from the coding sequence ATGAGCGACGACCCCGCCACCCGGCATCCGGCTGCGCCCAGCCTGCTCGTGCGACCCGGCGAGGTCGAGCCCTTCGACCGTGGCAGCGGCGTCGTCACCCTCCCCTACGTCGGCCGCTGGAACTGCGAGGCCAACCGCGTGACGACCGGTCAGACGCAGTTCGCCGTCGGCACCGGCCTGCCCCTGCACAGCCACAACGTCGAGGAGTCGGTGCTCGTGCTGGAGGGCGAGGCAACAGCCGAGATCGGTGACGAGAGCTTCGACCTCGTGGCCGGTGACGCGACGTGGGTGCCGGCCGGCCTCCCCCACCGGTTCGTCAACCGCGGTGCGGGCACGATGCGCATCTACTGGGTGTACGGCGGCCGTGACGTGACCCGCACGATGACCGCCACGGGCGAGACGTTCGAGCACCTGTCCGAGAGCGACCGCGGCGGGCAGGCGACACCATGA
- a CDS encoding aldehyde dehydrogenase family protein — protein sequence MSETSSVVVTTDPTTGRELARYDAMNDASIDHVLDEVAVAARAWGRTPLTERRAALDSVADRLLAERESVAALITAEMGKPLREARAEVDKSVTTARWYARHADSLLTPTPVDVGPDATAWVTHEPIGPVLAVMPWNFPLWQVMRFALPAILAGNGILLKHSPDVTGSALGFEALLERAGLPRHVFRTFVVSERDVARVTDAVVADDRVAGVTLTGSNRAGASVGAAAGRAAKPSVLELGGSDAFVVLADADAERAAEVAVRARFTNAGQSCVCAKRFVVAAEVAEHFTEAFVARVRALRVGDPTDDHTDLGPLARPDLRDVLQRQVDASVAAGAELLAGGHPIDGPGNFYAPTVLAATAPGMAVFDEETFGPVAAVAVARDDAHAAELAAATTFGLGLSVWSGSRERALDLAREVTTGAVFVNAMVASDPRLPFGGTRRSGHGRELAAPGLHAFMNQRTFWAVP from the coding sequence ATGAGCGAGACGAGCAGCGTAGTCGTCACGACCGACCCGACCACCGGCCGCGAGCTGGCCAGGTACGACGCGATGAATGACGCGTCGATCGACCACGTCCTCGACGAGGTGGCCGTCGCGGCGCGCGCGTGGGGCCGCACCCCGCTCACGGAACGCCGGGCCGCTCTCGACTCCGTCGCCGACCGGCTGCTCGCCGAGCGCGAGAGCGTCGCCGCGCTCATCACTGCCGAGATGGGCAAGCCACTACGCGAGGCGCGGGCCGAGGTCGACAAGTCGGTGACGACGGCGCGGTGGTACGCGCGGCACGCCGACTCGCTGCTGACGCCGACGCCCGTCGACGTCGGCCCGGACGCGACCGCGTGGGTGACGCACGAGCCGATCGGCCCCGTGCTCGCCGTGATGCCGTGGAACTTCCCGCTGTGGCAGGTCATGCGGTTCGCGCTGCCCGCGATCCTGGCCGGCAACGGCATCCTGCTCAAGCACTCGCCCGACGTCACCGGCAGCGCGCTCGGCTTCGAGGCGCTGCTCGAGCGGGCGGGCCTGCCTCGTCACGTGTTCCGCACCTTCGTCGTCAGCGAGCGGGACGTCGCCCGGGTCACGGATGCCGTCGTGGCCGACGACCGCGTCGCCGGGGTCACCCTGACCGGCAGCAACCGGGCGGGCGCATCGGTGGGGGCGGCGGCCGGGCGGGCCGCCAAGCCGTCGGTGCTCGAGCTCGGTGGCTCCGACGCCTTCGTCGTGCTCGCCGACGCCGACGCCGAGCGTGCCGCCGAGGTCGCGGTGCGCGCCCGCTTCACCAACGCCGGCCAGAGCTGCGTCTGCGCGAAGCGGTTCGTCGTGGCCGCCGAGGTCGCGGAGCACTTCACCGAGGCGTTCGTCGCCCGGGTGCGCGCACTGCGGGTCGGCGACCCGACCGACGACCACACCGACCTCGGGCCCCTGGCCCGCCCCGACCTGCGTGACGTGCTGCAGCGCCAGGTCGACGCGTCGGTGGCCGCCGGGGCCGAGCTGCTCGCGGGCGGTCACCCCATCGACGGCCCTGGCAATTTCTACGCTCCGACCGTGCTGGCCGCCACCGCGCCCGGCATGGCCGTCTTCGACGAGGAGACGTTCGGGCCCGTGGCGGCGGTCGCCGTCGCCCGCGACGACGCGCACGCCGCCGAGCTCGCCGCGGCCACGACGTTCGGGCTCGGCCTCAGCGTCTGGTCCGGCTCGCGCGAGCGGGCCCTCGACCTCGCCCGCGAAGTGACGACCGGGGCCGTCTTCGTCAACGCGATGGTCGCCTCCGACCCTCGCCTGCCCTTCGGCGGCACGCGGCGCAGCGGCCACGGCCGCGAGCTGGCCGCGCCCGGACTGCACGCCTTCATGAACCAGCGCACGTTCTGGGCCGTCCCCTAG